A window from Theropithecus gelada isolate Dixy chromosome 1, Tgel_1.0, whole genome shotgun sequence encodes these proteins:
- the LOC112623057 gene encoding PRAME family member 1-like has protein sequence MYSGVVREDVKCVSQYPSLGYLKHLNLSYVPLFRLSLEPLGALLEKVAATLETLILEGCQIHYSQLSAILPSLSSCSQLTTFYFGRNFMSMDALKDLLRHTSGLSKLSLETYLAPWESLNSLVPVSWKIFTPLRAELMRTLREVRQPRRIFIGPTPCPSCGSSPSEELELHLCC, from the coding sequence acgtGAAGTGTGTCTCCCAGTACCCAAGCCTCGGTTACCTAAAGCATCTGAATCTCAGCTACGTGCCGCTGTTCCGCCTCAGTCTTGAGCCCCTTGGAGCTCTGCTAGAGAAAGTTGCTGCCACTCTCGAGACCCTCATCTTGGAGGGCTGTCAGATCCACTACTCCCAACTCAGTGCCATCCTTCCCAGTCTGAGCAGCTGCTCCCAGCTCACCACTTTCTACTTTGGTCGAAATTTCATGTCTATGGACGCCCTGAAGGACCTGCTGCGCCACACCAGTGGACTGAGCAAGTTAAGCCTGGAGACGTATCTCGCCCCTTGGGAGAGTTTGAATTCCTTGGTTCCTGTCAGTTGGAAGATCTTCACCCCACTTCGGGCTGAGCTGATGCGGACACTGAGGGAAGTCAGGCAGCCCAGGAGGATCTTCATTGGTCCCACCCCCTGCCCTTCCTGTGGCTCATCACCGTCTGAGGAACTGGAGCTCCATCTTTGCTGCTAG